The genomic stretch GGTCGGGCGCCCCGACGGCGCGCCGGTGCCGGGGCTGGTCGGCCGCACTGCCGCAGCGCCGATCCTGTTCGACGCGTTTGCGCGTACCGGCAAAATCCCCGCAGCCCTGCCGAAGCCGCCGAAGGGGGCGCTGCTCGCGAGCAACGCCAAACTACCGCTGCCGCTGCGGCGGTTCCGCGCTGTCGGAGAACTGGTGCGGACCGGCAGCGAGCAGGCGCCGCACATCCAGTTTCCATTGAACGGCTCGCGGATCGACGTCGATCGATCAAATGACGGCCGGTTCGCGGCGATGCCGGTCAAAATCGCCGGCGGCGTGCTGCCGCTGACCATGATGGTGAACGGCGTTTCCGTCGGCGATATCGACAGCCGCCGCCAGCGCCTGATCGATCCGCCCGGACCGGGTTTTGCGCGGTTGACCGTGATCGATGCGACGGGTGCCGCGGATACCGTCGTGATCCGGGTGCAGTGATTATCCGCAGCTCAGCGAATAAACGACCAGTTCTTGTAGAAAACCGTCTTGAACGAGGATGCGACCAGCGCGGCAGCGGCGACGGCGGCGTCGAATACGGGCTGCAGATGGTTGGGCCGCACGATGTCCATGAACAGGCAGTAGCGCGCCTGGTCGACGTCGTTCACGGAGCGATGGAACAGCGTGTCGTCGAACACGAACAGCGGCTGCTTGTTCCAGAAATGGGTCTTGTCGTCGACATTGATGAAGACCTGATCGCTGTCGACCGGATCGAGATTGTACAGCACCCGGAAGGTCAGGCGCAGCGGCCCGAAATGCCATGAGGTTTTTTCGCGGGTGTTGAACACCGACACCGCGATGGTCTTGATGTAGCGATATTCCTGCTCGAAGGCGGGAATCCGCACCGTGATGTCCTGCTGTTTGGCGTACCATTTGAACGTCAGCATGCCGCGCTTCTTGTCGCCGAGCACTTCGGAGACGCGGGCCTTGATCA from Bradyrhizobium sp. Ash2021 encodes the following:
- a CDS encoding aspartyl/asparaginyl beta-hydroxylase domain-containing protein, with the protein product MAIGDYISRKRARRFAIALIVLVPALYFAPYVTLFFIACGALDISRHFKVTPEMAEKYFLGNGIPTWLLSPINLFADMLSARNLGMYRLEDLPAEHRAEIEACVKAFVDNGDLIKARVSEVLGDKKRGMLTFKWYAKQQDITVRIPAFEQEYRYIKTIAVSVFNTREKTSWHFGPLRLTFRVLYNLDPVDSDQVFINVDDKTHFWNKQPLFVFDDTLFHRSVNDVDQARYCLFMDIVRPNHLQPVFDAAVAAAALVASSFKTVFYKNWSFIR